A window of Chryseobacterium shandongense genomic DNA:
TTCTTACTTCTTACTTCTTACTCTTACTTTTCACTATCACAAAACTTCAATAATTTTCTGATGGATTTTGTTAAGTGTAAATTCATCACCCGATTTCATGCCCATCATTTTCTTTGCCATTGGGCTTTCGGAAGAAATAGCGTAGAAACGGTCTCCTTCAAAAAAGAACTCTCCCAAAGAAACAGAAATATAAAACCTCGCTTTATTGGTAATCACCAAAGAACCCAGCTGAACTCTTTCTGTAGAATTGTTCAAAACTTTCGCCATATTTCTCCTCAAATCATTCAATGCGGCGAGCTGCCTCTGCATCTGGTAAATTTCCTCCTGCATTTCTTCCCGCATGCTGTCATATTTCGGAGTTTTTTTTATATCCCGGCTTGCTTCCAAGGTAAACTCGATAAAGTTTTTCAGCTTTTCTATCTTTTCTGCAATTACGGTTTTTACATAATCTCTTATGTTATTTTTCTCAAATACTGTCTTCTCCATACATCGAATCTTTATATAAAGATAATATTTTTTAAATAATATTTATTCTTCTTATATAAATAACTATCCGAAAAAGATAAAGGCATTGATGAAATAATAATGAAAAGCCCCGCGGAAATTTTGCGGGGCTTTGTTTTATTTTTCGACTAAGTTTTTAAGATTGTTAAGGCCTTCTTCATACGATTTTCCCATTTGATAATCCATCATGGGCCTCATTATTTTCATCATGGCGTCCTGCTCCGTATCCATGGTCCAGGTTACTTTGGTCGAATTTCCTTCTGGAGAAAGTGTAATTTCGGAAGTAGCCTGTCCGTCAAACGGCCTTTTAAAAATCATTTCTGTTTTCTGCTTTTGGTTCGGAACCAGTTCTTTGATTTCCTGACAACCCGCTCCTGCATTATCATTTTTACTGTCCCAACAGTATTGATCGCCTATTTCACCAGTAGTCCCCGAATACGTAATTTTCATATTCGGATCCAGTTTCATCCAAGGATTCCATTGATTAAAGGACTGCATTGAGCTGATATGATTCCAGACTTTTTCTTTCGGAGCCTTTATAATCATTGATTTCTCATAATGGTAATTACCGCTAAAAGCTAGCATTGCAATCACTGCATATACAACAAAGAGAAGAATAATGACACCAAGAATTTTTAAAATTGCTTTCATAGTTCCATATTATTTTTAAGATTAATTTTTTTTCAACACAAATAGCGTTTCAATTTTGCTGTCAAAATTAATCAATTTCTTATAATCCCGACTTTGCATATGACAAGATTATTCAGGACCATTCCATTTTGTCATATCTTCTTTTCCGGGCATCATTTTTGCGCATTTCTGCTGTCGGTTCAGCAGAATCATTACATTTACATGAATTAAAAATTAGAGTATGAATATATTAACAGAAAAATTTAATACACCATATCATTCGGCACCATTCCATCAAATTAACAATGAAGATTACCTTCCTGCATTCAGGGAGCTGATCAAAAAATCAGAAGAAGAAATAGACACCATCGTCAACAATTCCGAAGAGCCCACTTTTGAAAACGTCATTGAAGCATTGGCGTATTCCGGAGAGCAGCTGGATGCGGTTTCCAATATATTTTTCAATTTGAACTCGGCGGAAACCAACGACGAACTGCAAAGGATCGCCCAGGAAGTTTCTCCGATCTTAACGGAATATTCTTCAAAAATTTCTCAAAATGAAGCACTTTTCAACAAAATAAAAAAAGTGTATGACGAAAAAGAAAAATATAATCTTAATGAAGAGCAGCAAATGCTTTTAAATGAAACTTACAAAGGTTTTGTAAGAAGCGGTGCCCTGTTGAATGAAGAAGACAAAGAGAAACTTAAAAAGATCAGTATGGATTTGTCTGTGAAATCCCTTCAGTTCGGACAAAACGTTTTAGCTTCAACAAACAATTATTTCAAACAAATTACCCGTAAAGAAGATCTTGCCGGAATCCCGGAAGCTATTCTGGAACAATATGCAGAAGAAGCCAAAGAAAGAAACCTCGAAGGCTGGGTGGTAACGTTACAATATCCAAGTTACATTCCGTTCATGACGTATGCTGAAAACCGTGAACTGAGAAAAGAAATTGCATTTGCAAACGGTAAAAAATCTTTCGACGGCGGTGAGTTTGATAACCAGAATCTTATTAAAGAACTTCTTTCTTTAAAACAGCAAAAAGCTGAATTATTAGGCTATAAAAACTACGCAGATTACGTTCTGGAAGAAAGAATGGCAAAATCTCCGACAAAAGTTATTGATTTTCTAAACGAGCTTCTAACCAAAGCAAAACCTTATGCCGACAAAGAAATTGAAGAATTGAAATCTATGGCAAAAGCAGACGGAATTGAAGAAATGCAGGCTTATGATCATGCTTTTTATGCAGAAAAGATGCGTAAAGCAAAATATGATCTTAATGATGAAGAATTAAAGCCTTATTTTCCTTTAAGTCAGGTTCAGGATGCCGTTTTTGGTTTAGCTGAAAAACTTTTCCATTTAACTTTTGAAGAAAGAAACGATATTCCGAAATATCATGAAGAGGTAAAGGTTTATGAAGTTGCTGAAATTCTTCGACAAGCTCAGAATGACAATACGCAAGAAGCCGACAGCAAAAAGCAAAAAGAATTCAAAGCCCTGCTTTATGTAGATTATTTCCCTAGAAAAGGCAAGAGAGCGGGGGCATGGATGACGAGCTATAAAAATCAATACAAAAAAAACGGTGAAAATTCCCGTCCGCATATTTCTATCGTCTGCAATTTCAGCAAACCGACAAAAGATACGCCAAGTTTACTGACGTTTCAGGAAGTGACGACCTTGTTCCATGAATTTGGTCACGCCCTTCACGGAATGCTTGCCAATACGCAATATCCTACTCTTTCCGGAACTTCCGTAAAATGGGACTTCGTGGAATTGCCTTCGCAGTTTCTGGAAAATTTCTGCTACGAACCAGAGTTCCTGAAAACTTTTGCCAAACATTATAAAACCGGAGAAGTTTTACCGGATGAAAAGATTGAAAAAATAGCACAGTCGAAAAACTTTATGGAAGGCTACCAGACTTTGAGACAGCTTGGTTTCGGATTGCTGGATATGAATTACCATACTAAAGTCGGAGAGTTGGAGAATAAAAGTGTGAAAGAGTTTGAAGATGAATACACGAAAGAGACACAATTGTATCCTTCTAATCCTGAAACAGCGATGAGTCCGAGTTTTTCGCATATATTCCAAGGTGGATATTCTGCGGGATATTATTCCTACAAATGGGCGGAAGTTCTGGATGCCGATGCTTTTCAATATTTTAAAGAAAACGGAATTTTCAATTCTGAAATTGCTGCAAAATATAAAGTTCTCCTTTCTTCCGGCGGTACGAAAGACCCAATGGAACTGTACAAAAATTTCAGAGGAAGCGAGCCGAAAGTGGAAAGCTTGTTAAAAAGGGCTTTTGGATAAAATTCTAAAACCATTAAGTTAATGAGCTTAATGGTTTTTATTTTAAATTAGACTGATGTAAAGTTTATTTATGTTGATCCGAAAACATAATATATGAAAACCGGAAACATATTGTCAGTTATTACTTTTGCAATGACGGCAAAACCGATGTGGTTAATTAAAAAGATTAAAAATGAACAGCGTTACCAAAAGACTAGAAAATGTAAAAAAGCTTCAGGCAAAAAGACGGGACAATGACGATTATTGGGACCAGATAAACGATCTTTTAATTAAAGAACTGGATGAAATCTTAGCAATTGAGCCTGGAAATACTTCAGCTTTAATTAATATCGGTGCAATTTATTCGGACATGGGAGAAGACGAACAGGCGTTGGAATATTTACGTAAAGCATTAGATCTTGGCTCGGATGATAAAAATCTGTTTATAAATCTTGCAATTGTGATGACTTATATGGGAAAGCATCCTGAAGAGTACCATGAATATCTTGAAATAGCAGAAAGCAAAATTGAAGATCCGCTGACTTTTAAAGCCCATTTTGATCCTGAGTCTCGTTGAAAATAATGGTTCAAAGGATGGAATAAATAAATGAAGGCTTTCCATAAATAATAAAAAATTAAATATAGAATATCGGCAGAGTGTGTGAAAGAATAATACTCTGCTTTTTTTATGTAAAATTTCACTACCTTTAGTATCGAAAACACCAATAAACAAGGGATTACATAGCATTATGAAAGACAAACTCTATTTCATTAAGACCAATCCTGTCAGCGCAAAGATTAATCTTTACAATAAACTCTGCAGCGAAGAAAACAGTCTGCTAACCTTCCTCGAGGACGACAAGAAGGCAAGCCTGGAAATTATTAAAAAGAAAACACTTGATGACGTTGAAGGTCTTACACGGGAAGAATTTATATGCATATTCAATTGGTTTGAAGCCCGTTACGGTTCAGATCCTGAAGAACTTAAAGCCCAGCTTTTTATTCATGGAATTGATATTTTTTACGAAATTTCTAAACCGTTGTGCATTGAAAATTTTTCTAAAATGCTCAAGGATTACGAAGATTATTTAGGCAGTAGATTTTCTTTCATTATGAATTCCGAAAGTTTCAATCATTTCCTCATTTACGGGATCTTTTTCACCGGAATGGCAAATAGTGAGGAAAAGTACCTTTTTCACTTTTTAAAACAAGATCATAAAGTTTTATTGGCCCTTGCAGAAAAAGGCTATGAAGAAAAAAGATATGGTCTTGTCCTGCAACCGGAAATGTATCAATATTTCTCTGATCTTTATGACTGTACCAAATTTTATAAAGGCTCTGTTATTATGCTTACATAAAAGAGACTTATGCCAAGTCTCTTTTTACCTCTAATAAAATCGAAAAATGATGAATTCTGTCTCAAACGACAGCTGATATGTTATTTAATGATCTGCCCTTTGTAGTATTTTTCAAGGAAAAAGCCTAAATCTGCTCTGTATCCGATTCCGGATGCTTCAAATTTCCAGTTTCCATTACGTTTGTAAAGCCTTCCGAATTCGATTCCCGTTTCTATGGAAAAGTCTTCATCAAGTTCATATTTGGCAATTTCTATATTCGTAAGATTATCAATAATTCTGATATATGAATTTCTTACCTGCCCGAAATTTTGTTTTCTTCTCTCATAATCTTCAATAGTTACCACGAAAAGAATTTCCTGTACCCTTTCATCTATCTTTTCGAGATCAATGATAATAGATTCATCATCGTCGCCATCGCTGTTTTTCCCGCTCGGATCATCACCGGTATGCGTAAGAGCACCGTCTGGCGAACTCAGATTATTATAAAAAACAAAATAGTCTTCACTTACCAGTTTTCGTTCCGCATCAATCATAATTGCGGAAGCATCGAGGTCAAAATCATATCCCATTCCTTCATTCGGGTCCCATCCAAGACCAATCGTCATCTTAGTGAATCCCAGATCAATTCTTTGCCCTTTCTGTAAATTAATTGCCATAATAATGCTATGTATTTTATGTATTGCGTATCGAAGTTATGGCTGTTTTAGGAATTTTCCAAAATATTTTGTGACAAAAATTTATGTACATTGCAGATTATAAAAAATAATAAAGTCTTCAATCAGGCATAAAAAAATCCGGTCGTATCAACCGGATTATATATTAATTTATCTGAAACTATATTATTCTGCAAATTCTTTTTCAGCAACAATTGTATTTCTTGCTTTAGCCAGCATCGGAATTGAGATTAATCCCATCACAAGCATAATACAAATTTGCAACGGCAATGAGATGAAAGAATAGGTTAACCCGACTTCTCCACCTACTTCTCCGCTTTTCCCCATTGAGATGAATAATGCCATAAAACCATATTTCATCGCCAGGTTAAAGGCCCCGATCCCACCACTTGCAGGGATGATCATTCCGAAAGTACCTACTACGAGAATCAGGAATCCGTCATCAAAAGTAAAATCTGAAGTTTCGGGTAATGCAAAACAAACGAGATAGGCTGCGAAATAATAGGAGACCCAGATTCCTATAGTGTAAAGGATGAATTTTCCTTTTTGTTTTAATTTGAATATGGAAGTCAGGCCTTGAAGAATTCCTTTTCCAAAATTAATCAGTTTTTCTTTTTTAAACTTATAGAAAAGTATCAGACCAATTACAATCAATACAACCAAACCTAATTTAAGATAGAAATAAAAAGAATCAAAATTATTTATTCCAAGCTTCATCATCTGTCTTTCAAAAAAGTTAGGAATAAATTTTTCTTTTTCATCCTTCTTTTCCATTACAAAATGATAAAATGATAAAATCGTATTGAATTTAAATATAGCTGTTAAACAAAGAAATATAACCATACAAACCAGATCAACCACCCTTTCCAGAATAATTGTCCCGAAAGACTGATCAACGGGAACTTTTTCCACTCCGTACAAAGCGGTCGCACGTGCCACTTCGCCACTTCTCGGAATGGTAAGATTCATTAAATATCCGAATGAAATCGACCATAAGGAATTGGAATTGGAAATACGGTGTCCCATTGGCTCCAGCATCAGGTTCCATCGTATGGCCCTGAACCAATATGCTGCAATTCCGAAACACGCTGCAAATGCTACCCACCAGTAATTTGCTTTTGATAATGATTTCTGGATGACTTTAAAGTCTAATCCCTTTAATGCAAACCATAAAAAAAAGCCTGCAAAAGCAAGCGAGATTACTATTGTAAGAATTGATTTTAATGGGTTCTTCGTTTTCTTCTCCATAGATTACGTCAAAAGATTTGTTTTTTCATCCGGGAAAACAATTTTTGGCTGAAAATCTCTGGCTTCTTCAGGGGTCATTTGCGCATAAGCAATGATGATAATGATATCATCCCTCTGTACTTTTCTGGCAGCCGGACCATTGAGACACACTTCTCCTGATTTCCTTTTACCTTTTATCACATACGTGTCAAAACGCTCACCGTTGTTTACGTTTACGATATACACTCTTTCTCCTACTACAAGACCTGCTGCTTCAATAAGGTCTTCATCTATTGTAATACTGCCGATATAATTAAGGTCAGAAGCCGTAACTCTCACCCTGTGAATCTTAGACTTAAAAACTTCTATTAACATATTGCAAATTTATTAATAAAAATCAATAAAACGACTTTTTACGATCATTTTAAAACTATCAGAAACACAGCGGTTTGATTCTTTAAAATACATGATTTACTGTTTTTAGTTGTAAAATCAATAAATATATCAGAAAAGTATTATTACTTTACTTTAAATTTAGGATTTAATAAATACACAAAATAATATTACTATTTTCATAAAGTCAATGTACATAAGCATTTGGCATGATTTTAGCAACGTGTATCGTACATTTTCCGTAAAAAGTTAAATTATCATATTTTAACCAATTTAGGTTAAAAACAAAAAAATTACTTATTTTTTTATAAAAAAATTGCACATATAGAAAATAGTATTATATTTGCTATTATAACGAACTAACTTTAATATTAAAAAAATTATGAACAAGTCTGAATTAATCGACGCAATCGCAAAAGATGCAGGTATCACTAAAGTTGCAGCAAAGGCTGCTTTAGAATCATTCATCAATAACGTAATGACTACGTTAAAGAAAAAAGACGGAAAAGTTTCTTTAGTAGGATTTGGTACTTTCTCAGTAGCTGAGAGAGCTGCAAGACAAGGGATTAACCCTGCAACAAAAAAACCGATCAAAATTGCGGCTAAAAAAGTTGCTAAATTCAAGGCTGGAGCTGATCTTTCCAACGCAGTTTCAGGAGCTAAGAAAAAATAATCATTCAGATTAAGTAAAAATCAACCTCATCATACGATGAGGTTTTTTTATACAGTGGACTTGACTCAAGAACCTGACTCTTTTTCGGGAGTTTTAGTGACCACTTATCAAATTTGTAGGTACCGAAAATTAAAAAAATAATCAAGGTTATTTCAGGAAAAATTAAGGAGCTAAACGCGAAATTTTCCAATCCATACCATCAATCAATTCATAGATAATCCTGTCGTGCAGTCGGTTTGGCCTTCCCTGCCAGAATTCAATCTCATAAGGTTTTGCGAGATAACCGCCCCAATTTTCAGGTCGCGGAACTTCGGTACTTTCATATTGTTTTTCCAGTTCTCTCAGCTTTTCCTCAAGAAAATTTCTGTCCGGAATTTCCTGACTTTGCGGTGAAACCACT
This region includes:
- a CDS encoding lysylphosphatidylglycerol synthase transmembrane domain-containing protein is translated as MEKKTKNPLKSILTIVISLAFAGFFLWFALKGLDFKVIQKSLSKANYWWVAFAACFGIAAYWFRAIRWNLMLEPMGHRISNSNSLWSISFGYLMNLTIPRSGEVARATALYGVEKVPVDQSFGTIILERVVDLVCMVIFLCLTAIFKFNTILSFYHFVMEKKDEKEKFIPNFFERQMMKLGINNFDSFYFYLKLGLVVLIVIGLILFYKFKKEKLINFGKGILQGLTSIFKLKQKGKFILYTIGIWVSYYFAAYLVCFALPETSDFTFDDGFLILVVGTFGMIIPASGGIGAFNLAMKYGFMALFISMGKSGEVGGEVGLTYSFISLPLQICIMLVMGLISIPMLAKARNTIVAEKEFAE
- a CDS encoding M3 family metallopeptidase, with product MNILTEKFNTPYHSAPFHQINNEDYLPAFRELIKKSEEEIDTIVNNSEEPTFENVIEALAYSGEQLDAVSNIFFNLNSAETNDELQRIAQEVSPILTEYSSKISQNEALFNKIKKVYDEKEKYNLNEEQQMLLNETYKGFVRSGALLNEEDKEKLKKISMDLSVKSLQFGQNVLASTNNYFKQITRKEDLAGIPEAILEQYAEEAKERNLEGWVVTLQYPSYIPFMTYAENRELRKEIAFANGKKSFDGGEFDNQNLIKELLSLKQQKAELLGYKNYADYVLEERMAKSPTKVIDFLNELLTKAKPYADKEIEELKSMAKADGIEEMQAYDHAFYAEKMRKAKYDLNDEELKPYFPLSQVQDAVFGLAEKLFHLTFEERNDIPKYHEEVKVYEVAEILRQAQNDNTQEADSKKQKEFKALLYVDYFPRKGKRAGAWMTSYKNQYKKNGENSRPHISIVCNFSKPTKDTPSLLTFQEVTTLFHEFGHALHGMLANTQYPTLSGTSVKWDFVELPSQFLENFCYEPEFLKTFAKHYKTGEVLPDEKIEKIAQSKNFMEGYQTLRQLGFGLLDMNYHTKVGELENKSVKEFEDEYTKETQLYPSNPETAMSPSFSHIFQGGYSAGYYSYKWAEVLDADAFQYFKENGIFNSEIAAKYKVLLSSGGTKDPMELYKNFRGSEPKVESLLKRAFG
- a CDS encoding TerD family protein produces the protein MAINLQKGQRIDLGFTKMTIGLGWDPNEGMGYDFDLDASAIMIDAERKLVSEDYFVFYNNLSSPDGALTHTGDDPSGKNSDGDDDESIIIDLEKIDERVQEILFVVTIEDYERRKQNFGQVRNSYIRIIDNLTNIEIAKYELDEDFSIETGIEFGRLYKRNGNWKFEASGIGYRADLGFFLEKYYKGQIIK
- a CDS encoding HU family DNA-binding protein, producing the protein MNKSELIDAIAKDAGITKVAAKAALESFINNVMTTLKKKDGKVSLVGFGTFSVAERAARQGINPATKKPIKIAAKKVAKFKAGADLSNAVSGAKKK
- a CDS encoding SRPBCC family protein is translated as MKAILKILGVIILLFVVYAVIAMLAFSGNYHYEKSMIIKAPKEKVWNHISSMQSFNQWNPWMKLDPNMKITYSGTTGEIGDQYCWDSKNDNAGAGCQEIKELVPNQKQKTEMIFKRPFDGQATSEITLSPEGNSTKVTWTMDTEQDAMMKIMRPMMDYQMGKSYEEGLNNLKNLVEK
- a CDS encoding GreA/GreB family elongation factor is translated as MEKTVFEKNNIRDYVKTVIAEKIEKLKNFIEFTLEASRDIKKTPKYDSMREEMQEEIYQMQRQLAALNDLRRNMAKVLNNSTERVQLGSLVITNKARFYISVSLGEFFFEGDRFYAISSESPMAKKMMGMKSGDEFTLNKIHQKIIEVL
- a CDS encoding tetratricopeptide repeat protein; this translates as MNSVTKRLENVKKLQAKRRDNDDYWDQINDLLIKELDEILAIEPGNTSALINIGAIYSDMGEDEQALEYLRKALDLGSDDKNLFINLAIVMTYMGKHPEEYHEYLEIAESKIEDPLTFKAHFDPESR
- the panD gene encoding aspartate 1-decarboxylase: MLIEVFKSKIHRVRVTASDLNYIGSITIDEDLIEAAGLVVGERVYIVNVNNGERFDTYVIKGKRKSGEVCLNGPAARKVQRDDIIIIIAYAQMTPEEARDFQPKIVFPDEKTNLLT